The following proteins are encoded in a genomic region of Hippoglossus hippoglossus isolate fHipHip1 chromosome 3, fHipHip1.pri, whole genome shotgun sequence:
- the LOC117751860 gene encoding nuclear receptor ROR-alpha A-like isoform X5: protein MYFIISAMKAQIEIIPCKICGDKSSGIHYGVITCEGCKGFFRRSQQSNATYSCPRQKNCLIDRTSRNRCQHCRLQKCLTVGMSRDAVKFGRMSKKQRDSLYAEVQKHRLQQQQQQQQQQQQQQGPPLMSHPGLNSPSPGDAEPLSPQYGLSSSGLTELPDELGGYMEQNSPEGGSVSSKTDSGGEGGGGLFYLDIQPSPDQSGLDINGIKPEPLCDYGSGNGFFPYCSFTNGDTSPSESMTELDHLVQIISKSHLETCQYLREELQQMSWQNFLQDEVQSYQSKPREVMWQLCAVKITEAIQYVVEFAKRIDGFMDLCQNDQIVLLKAGSLEVVLVRMCRVFDSQNNTVYFDGKFAGPDVFRALGCDDLITSVFDFAKSLCSLHLTEDELALFSAFVLLSADRSWLQEKLQVEKLQQKTELALQHVLQKNHRGDAVMNKLRCKVSALRSLCSRHSEKLTAFRTVYPDVVRTHFPPLYKELFGVDLEVTPPADD from the exons GGTTTCTTCAGACGCAGTCAGCAGAGTAACGCCACCTACTCGTGTCCTCGCCAGAAAAACTGTCTGATCGACCGAACGAGCCGAAACCGCTGCCAGCACTGCCGTCTGCAGAAATGTCTGACTGTGGGCATGTCCCGAGacg CGGTGAAGTTCGGTCGCATGTCGAAGAAGCAGCGGGACAGTTTGTACGCTGAGGTTCAGAAACAccggctccagcagcagcagcagcagcagcagcagcagcagcagcagcagggcccCCCCCTCATGTCCCACCCCGGCCTCAACAGCCCGAGCCCCGGAGACGCCGAGCCGCTCTCCCCCCAATATGGCCTCTCGTCCAGCGGCCTCACTGAGCTCCCTGATGAACTCGGGGGCTACATGGAGCAGAACTCCCCCGAAGGAGGATCCGTCTCATCCAAG ACGGActctggaggagagggaggaggaggattgtTCTACCTGGACATTCAGCCCTCACCCGACCAATCAGGACTGGATATTAACGGCATCAAACCGGAGCCACTGTGCGACTACGGGTCCGGAAACGGCTTCTTCCCATACTGCTCCTTCACCAATGGAGACACGTCGCCCAGCGAGTCCATGACCGAACTGG ATCATCTGGTCCAGATCATCTCCAAGTCTCACCTGGAGACGTGTCAGTACCTgagggaggagctgcagcagatgagcTGGCAGAACTTCCTGCAGGACGAGGTGCAGAGTTACCAGAGCAAG CCGAGGGAGGTGATGTGGCAGCTCTGCGCCGTAAAGATCACCGAGGCGATCCAGTACGTGGTGGAGTTCGCCAAACGCATCGACGGCTTCATGGATCTGTGCCAGAATGATCAGATCGTGCTGTTGAAAGCTG GATCTCTGGAGGTCGTCCTCGTCCGGATGTGTCGAGTGTTTGACTCGCAGAACAACACCGTTTACTTTGATGGGAAATTTGCAGGTCCTGACGTCTTCAGAGCGTTAG gtTGTGATGATTTGATCACGTCGGTGTTTGACTTTGCTAAGAGCTTGTGTTCACTGCACCTGACGGAGGACGAGCTCGCTCTCTTCTCAGCGTTCGTTCTGCTCTCGGCAG accgCTCttggctgcaggagaagctgcaggtggagaagctgcagcagaaaactgAGCTGGCTCTGCAACACGTCCTGCAGAAGAACCACAGAGGAGACGCAGTTATGAACAAG CTCAGATGTAAAGTGTCAGCGCTGCGCTCACTGTGCAGTCGGCACTCAGAGAAACTGACGGCGTTCAGAACCGTTTACCCCGACGTGGTACGGACGCACTTCCCTCCTCTTTACAAGGAGCTGTTTGGGGTCGACCTCGAAGTTACGCCGCCGGCCGACGACTGA
- the LOC117751860 gene encoding nuclear receptor ROR-alpha A-like isoform X6 has translation MSRDAVKFGRMSKKQRDSLYAEVQKHRLQQQQQQQQQQQQQQGPPLMSHPGLNSPSPGDAEPLSPQYGLSSSGLTELPDELGGYMEQNSPEGGSVSSKTDSGGEGGGGLFYLDIQPSPDQSGLDINGIKPEPLCDYGSGNGFFPYCSFTNGDTSPSESMTELDHLVQIISKSHLETCQYLREELQQMSWQNFLQDEVQSYQSKPREVMWQLCAVKITEAIQYVVEFAKRIDGFMDLCQNDQIVLLKAGSLEVVLVRMCRVFDSQNNTVYFDGKFAGPDVFRALGCDDLITSVFDFAKSLCSLHLTEDELALFSAFVLLSADRSWLQEKLQVEKLQQKTELALQHVLQKNHRGDAVMNKLRCKVSALRSLCSRHSEKLTAFRTVYPDVVRTHFPPLYKELFGVDLEVTPPADD, from the exons ATGTCCCGAGacg CGGTGAAGTTCGGTCGCATGTCGAAGAAGCAGCGGGACAGTTTGTACGCTGAGGTTCAGAAACAccggctccagcagcagcagcagcagcagcagcagcagcagcagcagcagggcccCCCCCTCATGTCCCACCCCGGCCTCAACAGCCCGAGCCCCGGAGACGCCGAGCCGCTCTCCCCCCAATATGGCCTCTCGTCCAGCGGCCTCACTGAGCTCCCTGATGAACTCGGGGGCTACATGGAGCAGAACTCCCCCGAAGGAGGATCCGTCTCATCCAAG ACGGActctggaggagagggaggaggaggattgtTCTACCTGGACATTCAGCCCTCACCCGACCAATCAGGACTGGATATTAACGGCATCAAACCGGAGCCACTGTGCGACTACGGGTCCGGAAACGGCTTCTTCCCATACTGCTCCTTCACCAATGGAGACACGTCGCCCAGCGAGTCCATGACCGAACTGG ATCATCTGGTCCAGATCATCTCCAAGTCTCACCTGGAGACGTGTCAGTACCTgagggaggagctgcagcagatgagcTGGCAGAACTTCCTGCAGGACGAGGTGCAGAGTTACCAGAGCAAG CCGAGGGAGGTGATGTGGCAGCTCTGCGCCGTAAAGATCACCGAGGCGATCCAGTACGTGGTGGAGTTCGCCAAACGCATCGACGGCTTCATGGATCTGTGCCAGAATGATCAGATCGTGCTGTTGAAAGCTG GATCTCTGGAGGTCGTCCTCGTCCGGATGTGTCGAGTGTTTGACTCGCAGAACAACACCGTTTACTTTGATGGGAAATTTGCAGGTCCTGACGTCTTCAGAGCGTTAG gtTGTGATGATTTGATCACGTCGGTGTTTGACTTTGCTAAGAGCTTGTGTTCACTGCACCTGACGGAGGACGAGCTCGCTCTCTTCTCAGCGTTCGTTCTGCTCTCGGCAG accgCTCttggctgcaggagaagctgcaggtggagaagctgcagcagaaaactgAGCTGGCTCTGCAACACGTCCTGCAGAAGAACCACAGAGGAGACGCAGTTATGAACAAG CTCAGATGTAAAGTGTCAGCGCTGCGCTCACTGTGCAGTCGGCACTCAGAGAAACTGACGGCGTTCAGAACCGTTTACCCCGACGTGGTACGGACGCACTTCCCTCCTCTTTACAAGGAGCTGTTTGGGGTCGACCTCGAAGTTACGCCGCCGGCCGACGACTGA